Proteins encoded together in one Syntrophobacterales bacterium window:
- a CDS encoding winged helix-turn-helix transcriptional regulator: MLIGERGFSRGHAWKLPAKEIAARNYNLDCKNPHEVVVNHRYPEVLMQEYLEIARQLAAAQTALKQELMQVAKYADTTRVNLIENRDFGKCSLVKALKGILDRMAVENTIFTKIGYPLRKEQEMIDSTAMREAVVNAVVHNDYSYGGAPKFEFFSDRLEITSMGGLPYGVDSEDFFSGFSVPRNKEIMRVSRDLEIVEQLGSGIPRILKTYGREAFEIRKSLLRVVFHYTIPVSRVKNTSQQAVIPEKASGKTLVDGLVARLADGLAESQRLMLELIAENPRISKRAMAEKIGISTTAIDKNIAALKTKGLLTRIGSNKSGHWKVVADRHE; the protein is encoded by the coding sequence TTGCTTATAGGAGAGCGAGGTTTTTCACGGGGACATGCCTGGAAGCTGCCGGCCAAGGAAATTGCCGCACGCAACTATAACCTGGACTGCAAAAATCCCCACGAGGTGGTCGTGAATCACCGCTATCCGGAAGTGCTGATGCAGGAGTATCTGGAGATCGCCAGGCAACTTGCAGCCGCGCAAACCGCCTTGAAACAGGAACTGATGCAGGTCGCAAAGTACGCCGACACGACGCGCGTCAATCTGATCGAAAATCGGGATTTCGGCAAATGTTCTCTCGTCAAGGCCTTGAAAGGCATTCTGGATCGCATGGCGGTGGAAAACACCATCTTCACGAAGATCGGGTATCCCCTGCGAAAAGAACAAGAGATGATCGATTCGACGGCCATGCGCGAGGCGGTGGTGAATGCCGTTGTCCATAACGATTACTCCTACGGCGGTGCACCCAAGTTTGAATTCTTTTCGGACAGGCTGGAAATAACCTCTATGGGTGGTCTGCCCTATGGCGTGGATTCGGAAGATTTTTTCAGCGGGTTTTCCGTGCCACGAAACAAAGAGATCATGCGGGTTTCCCGAGATCTGGAGATTGTCGAGCAGTTGGGTTCGGGTATCCCTCGTATCCTGAAAACTTATGGAAGAGAGGCCTTTGAGATTCGCAAGAGCCTCCTGCGGGTGGTCTTCCATTACACAATACCCGTTTCCAGGGTGAAAAACACAAGTCAACAAGCTGTTATACCTGAGAAGGCGTCGGGGAAAACGTTGGTAGATGGGTTGGTAGCAAGGTTGGCAGATGGGTTGGCGGAAAGCCAGCGCCTGATGCTTGAACTCATTGCCGAGAATCCGCGTATTTCCAAAAGGGCGATGGCGGAAAAAATCGGCATCAGCACCACAGCCATCGATAAAAATATAGCGGCATTGAAAACGAAAGGCCTGCTCACGCGCATCGGCTCTAACAAAAGCGGTCACTGGAAGGTGGTGGCTGATCGCCATGAATAA
- the rpsA gene encoding 30S ribosomal protein S1, giving the protein MAEIEQNDNMDTEDVGGEKSFAELFNESGAIQGRFAPGERVDAVVVKITPEWVFIDIGGKNEGYLDIKEFLDADGNVAIKEGATVRAYFLYSKNNEKLFSTKIGKGDAGRAFLEDAAQSGMPVEGLVEKEVKGGFDVRIAGDVRAFCPFSQTGLFRVDTPADLVGQRLSFRIIEYAENGRNIIVSRRALLEEERAKNKDLLKESLREGALVNGTVVSLQKYGAFVDIGGVQALLPISEIAWGHVDDIAEKLVVGQQIEASVLKMDWENDRISLSLKSILPDPWEQAERDFPIGMTTTGTVARLTKFGAFVTLSPGVDGLVHISRIGRGKRISHPSEVLKEGQALEVRVEKIDREAKRISLVPADEVAESAGDYKKEEPDDFRKYLVKDSGALGSLGDLLQKKLGAKKGA; this is encoded by the coding sequence ATGGCGGAAATAGAGCAGAATGATAATATGGATACCGAAGACGTAGGCGGGGAGAAGAGTTTTGCCGAGCTTTTCAATGAAAGCGGCGCCATCCAGGGGCGTTTTGCCCCCGGGGAGCGCGTGGACGCGGTGGTGGTAAAAATTACCCCGGAATGGGTTTTTATCGACATCGGCGGGAAAAACGAGGGCTATCTGGACATCAAGGAATTCCTTGACGCCGACGGGAATGTCGCGATCAAGGAAGGGGCTACCGTCCGGGCCTACTTTCTCTACTCCAAAAATAACGAGAAGCTCTTTTCGACCAAGATAGGCAAGGGCGATGCGGGGCGGGCCTTTCTCGAAGACGCGGCGCAAAGCGGCATGCCCGTGGAGGGCTTGGTCGAAAAAGAGGTCAAGGGCGGCTTTGATGTCCGCATTGCCGGTGACGTCCGCGCCTTTTGTCCCTTTTCCCAGACTGGGCTTTTCCGCGTTGACACGCCTGCCGATCTTGTCGGCCAGCGTTTGAGTTTCCGAATCATCGAATATGCCGAAAACGGTCGGAACATCATTGTTTCCCGCCGGGCGCTGCTCGAAGAGGAGCGGGCAAAAAACAAGGACCTCCTGAAGGAGTCGCTCCGCGAGGGGGCGCTGGTCAACGGAACGGTGGTTTCGTTGCAGAAATACGGCGCCTTTGTCGATATCGGCGGCGTGCAGGCGCTGCTCCCCATCTCCGAGATTGCCTGGGGGCATGTTGACGACATAGCCGAAAAGCTGGTCGTTGGCCAGCAGATCGAGGCGTCGGTACTGAAGATGGATTGGGAAAACGACAGGATTTCCCTCAGTCTCAAGTCGATCCTGCCCGATCCGTGGGAGCAGGCGGAGCGGGACTTCCCGATTGGGATGACCACGACCGGGACGGTGGCGCGACTTACCAAGTTCGGGGCATTCGTAACGCTTTCGCCCGGGGTGGACGGCCTCGTGCATATTTCCCGGATTGGGCGCGGCAAGCGGATATCCCATCCTTCCGAGGTATTGAAAGAAGGGCAGGCCCTGGAAGTCAGGGTAGAAAAAATTGATCGGGAAGCCAAGCGGATATCCCTTGTCCCGGCCGACGAGGTTGCCGAAAGCGCGGGAGACTACAAAAAGGAGGAACCGGATGATTTCCGAAAGTATCTGGTCAAGGACTCCGGGGCCTTAGGCTCACTTGGCGACCTGCTGCAGAAAAAACTGGGCGCAAAAAAGGGTGCCTGA
- the uvrC gene encoding excinuclease ABC subunit UvrC → MPESRRDDMPSAAALEIKVKNAPRSPGVYLMKDEKGAVIYVGKARDLRMRIRAYFSQTDARAMIPFLVSRIRDIEFILTQTEKEALILENNVIKEHRPRYNVNLRDDKSYYNIRIYPTEAFPRFQLVRRSKKDGARYFGPYPSGGAARETIQFLQSILPLRSCRDRELKMRRRPCLEYEIGRCSAPCVGLIEREEYHRLVKDGMAFLEGRAKSLMGELRTRMNDLAEGLHFEKAAVLRDRIAALNETLEKQRMVSMAGRNRDVFGLCREDNLTQVVLLFVREGRMTGRKTFPVIRLRAETGEIVSSLLTQYYDGAVEIPDEIMLPVALEDGDVLSEWLSEKKGRGVAVLCPQRGEALALLGIAAKNAESALKTARLADDKAELNVHNSEEALRLLAEKLALLKIPRHIECFDISNISGQYAVGSLVAFADGVPDKKNYRRFRIRTVSGADDFAMMYEVLSRRYQKKERLPELIVVDGGKGQLGVAVAVLKDLQIGGVELIGLAKERDEAPSGIFRHTNRTGKSAADLPVESAKAGESNKQGQGRVFAAARRNESPGKSEDRVFLPGRKDPIYLSRWPAALFLLQRIRDEAHRFAITYHRKLRQKGELQSLLDKIPGIGPARKKALLVYFGDLGKIRQASVEDLLRVKGISENVARQILAVLDGDREPGG, encoded by the coding sequence GTGCCTGAAAGTCGACGTGACGATATGCCGTCAGCTGCCGCTCTGGAGATAAAGGTAAAAAATGCCCCCCGTTCGCCGGGCGTCTATCTCATGAAGGATGAGAAGGGGGCGGTAATATATGTCGGGAAGGCCCGGGATCTGAGGATGCGGATCCGCGCCTACTTCTCGCAAACCGACGCGCGGGCGATGATCCCGTTTCTGGTATCCCGGATCAGGGATATCGAATTCATCCTCACCCAGACGGAAAAAGAGGCCCTCATCCTTGAGAATAATGTAATCAAGGAGCATCGCCCTCGCTACAACGTCAATCTTCGCGACGACAAATCGTATTACAATATCCGGATTTATCCCACCGAAGCGTTCCCCCGCTTTCAATTAGTGCGCCGCTCCAAAAAAGACGGCGCCCGTTATTTTGGCCCCTATCCCTCCGGCGGCGCCGCGCGGGAGACGATCCAATTTTTGCAGTCAATTCTGCCTCTCAGGAGCTGTCGGGACCGGGAGCTGAAGATGCGTCGGCGTCCCTGCCTCGAATACGAGATCGGCCGCTGCAGCGCCCCCTGTGTGGGCCTGATCGAGCGCGAGGAATACCATCGCCTGGTGAAAGACGGCATGGCTTTTCTTGAAGGCCGGGCGAAATCCCTCATGGGCGAGCTGCGCACCCGGATGAACGATCTGGCGGAGGGGCTGCATTTCGAGAAAGCGGCAGTTCTGCGGGATCGCATCGCGGCGCTCAATGAGACCCTCGAAAAACAGCGAATGGTCTCCATGGCGGGTCGCAACCGGGATGTATTTGGGCTCTGTCGGGAGGATAATCTGACGCAGGTTGTCCTGCTCTTTGTTCGCGAAGGACGGATGACCGGCAGAAAGACCTTCCCGGTTATACGCCTGCGCGCCGAGACCGGCGAGATAGTTTCTTCATTGCTTACGCAGTACTACGACGGTGCGGTTGAAATCCCCGACGAGATAATGCTGCCTGTGGCGCTCGAAGACGGGGATGTGCTGTCCGAATGGCTCTCTGAAAAGAAGGGGAGAGGGGTGGCGGTTCTTTGCCCGCAGCGGGGAGAGGCGCTGGCCCTGCTCGGAATCGCCGCCAAGAATGCCGAAAGCGCTTTGAAAACAGCGCGGCTGGCCGACGATAAAGCGGAGCTTAATGTTCATAATTCCGAAGAGGCGCTGCGGCTCCTTGCCGAGAAATTAGCACTTTTAAAAATACCAAGGCATATTGAATGCTTCGACATTTCCAACATCAGCGGGCAATATGCCGTCGGTTCGCTGGTCGCCTTTGCCGACGGAGTGCCGGACAAGAAAAACTACCGTCGTTTCCGGATTCGCACCGTATCGGGCGCCGATGACTTCGCGATGATGTACGAAGTGCTCAGCCGCCGTTATCAAAAAAAGGAGCGGCTGCCCGAGCTGATAGTCGTGGATGGCGGAAAGGGACAGTTAGGCGTTGCCGTTGCGGTGTTGAAGGATCTGCAAATCGGGGGGGTGGAGCTGATCGGCCTGGCCAAGGAACGCGACGAAGCGCCTTCCGGCATCTTTCGGCACACAAACAGGACCGGGAAGTCCGCCGCAGATTTGCCCGTGGAAAGCGCGAAAGCGGGAGAGAGCAATAAGCAGGGACAAGGTCGCGTTTTTGCCGCCGCCCGCCGCAATGAATCTCCTGGAAAAAGCGAGGATCGCGTCTTTCTTCCGGGACGTAAGGACCCAATCTATCTCTCCCGCTGGCCGGCCGCCCTTTTTCTGCTCCAGCGGATTCGCGACGAGGCGCACCGCTTTGCCATCACCTATCACAGAAAGCTCAGGCAGAAAGGCGAATTGCAATCGCTGCTGGATAAAATTCCCGGCATCGGCCCCGCACGCAAAAAGGCGCTGCTCGTCTATTTTGGCGATCTCGGAAAAATCCGGCAGGCGTCGGTGGAAGACTTGCTGCGCGTCAAAGGCATCAGTGAAAATGTCGCCCGCCAGATCCTCGCCGTTCTCGACGGCGACCGGGAACCTGGTGGTTGA